atccgcttaataggCCGCTTAATGTTAAAAAACGCTTAATTTCCCGCTTAATGTAAAATCAAAGTGTTTTACCTTCCGATTCCGCTTAAGCGCCCGCTTAgacggccgcttaatgcgctttttagaacactgctgcAGAGTGACGTTGCTGGTTTTTTCTCTGTTTCTCTCACCTGGAAATGACAAAATGACAACTGTGTTTGTTCTattgctaaaaaaaaaaaaaaactgtgttTTATTTCTAGAATAGACAGTAGTACTTATATATTATCACAAAAGGAGTAAATATGTCGGGATCAAATTTCCAAAATTGAAAAGTCAAATAAACAACCCACTAGTCATTACCCACGAAACACTTTATTCTCAGGAGTATCTTCATCCTAACAATAGGTGCTCACAATATGGGCGGCCAAATGATCgactagggttaaaaatggggcgggttcggggcggggacttcatttcccagccccgccccacataattttttcctgccccatccccgccccattccccgcggggatttatttttaatccccatccccgccccaccggggacttaatataatttcgccccgccccgccccgccccgcttctataatattacacctttaaataattattttaaaattaattaattttttcttcagaatttaataaaaatataagagacatgtatattaaaagcaaaaaactaattataatataaatcaaagagacatgttatacattgtaaaattatagttttgtgtattaaaaataataatattaaatataataaatatattatattaaatataataaatatattttattaaatataataaaaatattatattaaatataattatttatttatatttaatatatgtggggcggggcggggaatccccgcggggattcaacaaataccatacttgccccatattttggcggggcagaaaatcattccccgtcactgccccattccccatattagcggggcggatctgccccattcggggcgggttagggcgggttccccattttccccaccccatttttaaccctatgaTCGAGCCTTCAACCTGCCGTTATGTTGAAAAGCccttaattaaaatattcaacTTCTAGGCTTATTGTCTCTACTCAGGTCGGCAAATATATAGTGAAATCAGTGATACGCAAAATAGAAACCGGGATAAATAAACCGAggcaaaaaactttcatttcgTAATTACCGAAAGAGAACAAAGTAGTTGCATTCACTTCAAAGTAGTTGCATTCactttaaatattcaataaaattgCTCAAGTTCTTGTTAGAGCAGCCATCTCTTGAAACAGCATTGACAACCTTTTCTTTAAGATTCATAGCTCTTTCTTTGAAATTGTTGTCGCCAAGTAGTTGCTCTACcttgctcttgacttcatcttTGCTGATGATGCCATTTTCATTTTTGTCACATCTCAACCCGACCTTCCAAACATCACAAATATACGTCTGATTAAAGAACTGGTCCGCAAAGTAAGGCCAGCACAAGAATGGCACTCCATTGCTTACACCTTCGACAGTAGAATTCCATCCGCAATGACTTAAGAAGCAGGCAATTGAAGGATGTCGCAGAACTTTTACTTGAGGTGTCCAGCTAACCATTTTTCCACGACTTCCAATTCGCTCTTTAAATCCTTTCGGGTAAATGTCTGAGGTTTCATCAGTCATATCCGGACGTACAACCCACAAGAAAGGCCTGTTAGTGAGCTCGAGGCCTAGAGCCAATTCCTGGAATTGTATTTGATCAAAAATTGTGAAGCTCCCATGCGCAATGTAGATGACAGAGCATGCAGGCTGCTGATCAAGCCATGACAGACAGGCTGAGTCTTCTGGCCAGAAGCTGCCTTGCTTGTCTCCCAGCTTGTTGCTTGCTGAAAGTGGACCTATTGGCAACATCTCTGGAAATGATGTAAATGCTGCTGATTCCAGCTCGTAGGCAGAATTGCACAATATCCATTTTGCAAGCTTCATATATTTGCTGCCAATAGCAAAAAGCTCAAACATAGCTTTCCTGGTAGCCAAGTCACTGAAACAGGCCCATACAAATGTTTCCGTGTTTAAGGGAGGCATTGTCGGTGATAGATGGATCATCTGCTTCTTTGTGACGTTCCctgaaattcaaaagaaattcaacagaATACTAATTATAGCTAGCTAGATTTATAGTGTAATCATAATTTATGAAGTTCTACTTAGCTATTTAAATAACTGGATTTTCTAGGGTGTACTAACAACCACTCTTTAGTTGGGTAGCggatttttattgatttcaatttgATTAATACTTAATGATGGTTCTTGCATGCAAAAAAACTCCACTAACAAAAATCTTTCATCTAAGtaaaaagtagttgttagtgtgtgcccacaGAGCGATTCTAGCTAAATAACATAAGCGAAGCAGTTAACTGAAATAGCAGGCACGAAGTCTCACCGTCATTTTCTATAATCCCATCTTCAAGTAACTTTGGAAGACTAAAAAACACGGCCATCTGTGCAGCAGCTGCAGGGCAGAAGGCTACTGCCTTTATCTTGAGCTTATCTGCAATTTCAAATGCACATCCAATACTTATATCAGCAACGACACACGAGATTTTTCCATCATCCTCCGCtctattaattttttcaatgaCCTCCTGCAGCTTCCCTGGCATGAATTTGTGCATAGCTGCCGTTAACTTTCCAAGGTCTTTCCTGTCTTCCCCTGGTTCCAGTCCATCTGATATCGAAACCAGATGTATCCCGTCTCCAAAGTCATTCTTCTTCGACAATGTACTCATAATCTGGTTGTGCACAAAGTCGGAATTCACAAATGTGACTCTGAGGCCATGCTCTGCAATTTTTTGTGCAAGCTCCATCATGGGCATTACATGACCTTGTGCTGGATAAGgaacaaataaaatatgtggGATACTCATCTCCTAACTCACTATGATTGCAGGATTTCCCAACACTACTTATCTTGAGGCTCGGGGAGGATCCATCTTCAGGTTTATAGCAAGAGATCTTGGAGCAAGGACCCACCTCTCCTCAATAATTTCCACCGTGAACCAATCCGTGGTGTAGTCGTATTATAATTATGCACTGATTGGTCGGCTCTCTCTGCAAATTTCCTATCTTTTTCACCGCCAACTCTCTAGCTACCACACAGTTTTAAGTAGAAGCCAGAAATTCAATCCGTCGTGTTCTAATTTCATCCGATTTCAATTATTTTCCCACACGAAATATTGTTAGTTGTGTTTGGACAAGAAGGATGCCGTATATGTGATGGCTCTGCTGACACTGGAGTACAGCTAATG
This genomic window from Daucus carota subsp. sativus chromosome 7, DH1 v3.0, whole genome shotgun sequence contains:
- the LOC108194123 gene encoding UDP-glycosyltransferase 83A1-like, with amino-acid sequence MSIPHILFVPYPAQGHVMPMMELAQKIAEHGLRVTFVNSDFVHNQIMSTLSKKNDFGDGIHLVSISDGLEPGEDRKDLGKLTAAMHKFMPGKLQEVIEKINRAEDDGKISCVVADISIGCAFEIADKLKIKAVAFCPAAAAQMAVFFSLPKLLEDGIIENDGNVTKKQMIHLSPTMPPLNTETFVWACFSDLATRKAMFELFAIGSKYMKLAKWILCNSAYELESAAFTSFPEMLPIGPLSASNKLGDKQGSFWPEDSACLSWLDQQPACSVIYIAHGSFTIFDQIQFQELALGLELTNRPFLWVVRPDMTDETSDIYPKGFKERIGSRGKMVSWTPQVKVLRHPSIACFLSHCGWNSTVEGVSNGVPFLCWPYFADQFFNQTYICDVWKVGLRCDKNENGIISKDEVKSKVEQLLGDNNFKERAMNLKEKVVNAVSRDGCSNKNLSNFIEYLK